The following nucleotide sequence is from Megalops cyprinoides isolate fMegCyp1 chromosome 19, fMegCyp1.pri, whole genome shotgun sequence.
ACTCTATTTTACACCACCATCTACTCTCTGTGTAACCCCTTTGAGACACCCTTCCCTTCTCACCCTTGCTCCTCCATCATGTCCTGCAGCTCAGCACACTTCACCTCCAGCTGCCTCTTCCTCTGGTGCTCCAGGATATCGGCGTTCGGCTGCCGGTTGAGCTGACTCTCCAACCGTTCGCGGTCCTTCTCGTCGCGCATGTCCCCTCGCTCATCCCGGGTTCTTTTCGCCCGCACGCTGGACAGGTTGCGCTGGACATAACCATTGGTCCCGCTACCCCGAGGGGTGGTTAGCCCGATGCCGTTGTACATTTCGCACCTCTGAAACAGATAAAGTGGCGTGTGACACGGGAGTACTTCTGcacaaacatatgcaaaatGGCTTTATCGCGCTCACTGTTAACGAttcaaaacatttgatttttctACAGTTCGTCGttgtaaaaaaaagcacaatatgAGCACATATACATCACATGGTATAATAGCTAACGTTACAGACAAACCGAGGAGGGCActttacattataaatacaacAGGGCAATTAATTCCTTTCTCGCTGACAGCTTCATACGTGACGTATACATGAAAAGGCGTACAATGCATACAGCAAAAGTTAAAGAAATCAAACACAAGACTGCTTGGCAAAGTgagaaaaaacacatgcatgctgcTACATACAGTCACACTGAATTATTATGATAGGCAACCACACAATGGACACGCGTGTTGACCAATCTTTCATTATATAACTGGCCCAAACTCTCTTCACCTGCCATTACCTGCTATCTTTTGTTAGCGTCAGCACGGTGATATACCTTACGACGATCTCGTTAGCTTGCTATCAAGGAAATTCCTCTTTCATAAGAAAATCTGGCTAGGTAGCTTTCCAACCGCCTGAGCAAGCACGCTGGGTTGTTACACGTTAGCTAGTCCTAACTCAAAGACACTGTTGCTCTTCTAGGAACTAACTGCGTTGATAACACAGCAAAGACAATCCTGGGATCAGGCGCCAGCGAGCCAAGTGAGACCTTGGGTAATAGGCCTTAAAAGTAAATGGATAACTGCGGTTAACAACAGCCTGTTTCTAGTCAGCCAACCCAAATTGTGTTGTGTCCTGCTAAGGaggtaaatatgaaatatacgAAATGTTTTGGTCACCTCTCGCTTCATTGATTTTAACAAGattacagctagctagccatccCTCGCTAAGTTAGCTACAACACTTAGCCAACTACCGttcccttcccctctcttcGGCAAAAGCTGACGAGATATTTGCTAACGActcagctagctagttagctactcTGCTCACCCCATACGGTACAATCACAACGGCCTATAAACTTAGCTAGGCTTCTGCGTTCGCTAGGCAGCAACCAATAAAGAACACGACAAATATCTCGTTTTCCGTCTTTGAACTACCACGCCAGCGACAATAAAGCAATTTGGAAAGGtagtgagctagctagctaacattgtggccatctgttttctgtgattATCGGGTTCCCTCGCTTCCTCCTACGATGAGCTAGATAACGTTCATAGATATCTCCATGTGCTTGTTAGCTATCTTCACGTTACATACCTCTGTTGTCcgaaaagacagagaaaggaggaaaataaaaagtcGGAAATGTCTAAATCACACGCCTtcacaaggaaaagaaaatggccaCAACAGGTATAAATACTATCGCTTCATGCAATGCAATACGTAGTTATTGCGTATATTGAATCTGCATCGTAACGAACTGCGTCAATAAAGCACGACGAGCCAGGGAAGTAAACCCACAAGGCACCGCGTGCTGACTACACTTCCCACAAACCAACACAAGGACTTTGCTCATTGTATTTCGACAGATGGCGCAGTGCCTTGCCCTAGTGATAGAATTACCCAGCTGTGGACGTAGGTAGGCCATCTGGCGGAGACGATGTTGATTGGGGCTTGAATTTTGGAGCTTGCTTGAATACTGCTGCGCAGATTCACATCGCGTGATGAAAATCACTTGCGTAgcttcatttattaatttctcaCAATATTGTCTGATCTGCATGCAGAATAAGTCAGTAAACGAGTACAACAGTAATTTAAAAGACAAGCCCAATTAGATTAAACCTCGAGAAAATGCTGCTTCTGAACATGTGCTTAAAGACTTAAATGACTAGAGGACATCAGTTGAAAGTTACCtatgttttttttggacaggGTACCTCCCCCATTGTAGCATCAGTCTTAACATTGAAACTTTTGGCCTTCCACTGTTAAACCTAGAAACCTTTGAAAGGCTAACTAGGTATAACTTAATTTACAATGAAAGTAACATTAGGCTACAAATGGCATTGCATGACAGATtgtatccattcatacagctaggTAAGCACTGAAGGATTTCAGGTTAAATACTCTTTGGATGTTTTGATTCTTGTTGCCTAACTACTGGTGAGAATGACTCTCTCTTGATCTTTACCTTTACCTTCTACCACTGTATCACTGCTGTCTTTTGGATGAGGAATGCTTCTGGGAAGTACATCTTCCCAAAGCACCATTCATGTATGAGTGATACCCTcattcatacataaaatatgaatgacaaAGATCATTTCTCTAGGAACGCCTCTTCAGTTTCCAGAATATGGTAGCACactcagccattttaaaaaaagaaaaaaaaaagaaacacatacacacagaacatacacaatcacattttcaatttgatgatttaatataaaacataattccAGACATTTTTGTACTTCACATTTCTTTATAACTGTATTATGCTGTAATGCCCATGCTATTTTTTCTAAAAAACTTCATAAGAAGTTAaccctttaaaatattacaaaccTCATAAACTGGAATTCAATCAGCAGTTGCATTATTACTATTACAAGTGCATTTCTGTCATTCAATCAAAGCTAATAAAGCATCTTTGTGGATTAAAAACCCCAAAGTAATAATAAGAAGTTacttaatgaatgaaaataaacatgaaaactgAAGCAAGGCACACCAGGATTTGCCAGCAAGCAGCCTGGTTGAGGACAGTTCTGTTCCTGTCACAGTTGCAGTCCCTGCCTCTAGGATGACACTTGGCTGATGAATGGGTGGGAGTTGGTGGCGGGGAACATCTCATCCAATCGACTGCAATGGATTTAGAAGTTACAATTTCCTGGTCCATTCCTCCCCTTTGCAGCACCCAGTAGAGGTTGTCTTTGAAGAAGTATGTGTCTCCTAAGAGATACATGGACAAAATCAGAAtgacagaatgagaaaatgcattaaaaagtgATGGAATAGAGGAATAGAGGACTTAATTGAAGTATTATGTGCCTAATTAGGCTTTCCAGTTTCTCACCATTTCCCcagctgatgatgtcatcagggtCAGAGGGGACTCCTTTCCACAGAGTGGTAAATTTAGGGTAACCTGACTCCaacctccttcctgtctctcttcctccttcatcAAACCTCCAAAACTCCCCTCCACTGAAAAGGTAGGTCTTGCCATTGTGAGCCCACACAAATGCTGCCTCCACTCTCTCAGATGCTTTCCCATTCGCTGCTTGCAAACCCCAGTCCGACAGGGGTCGGGGGTACCCAGGGAGGGATGATGTATCCTTGAAGACCCAGTACTGATCACCTGTTGCAGATGGAGGAGTTCAGAGAGAGGACAAAATCAGAAAGGTGGTGTGGCCTGTAAGtggcatatatacatatgttcAGCTATTTTTAATCAATATAATATAACGTCctctgaaaaacattcaaactgGAGAGTAAAACAATTTCCTATTATCAGATCTCACCAACAAAGAAGACAATGTGACTGTCACCCTTCCTCTCATAAACAGCATCAATTTTCTGTATGCCAGGGGGAAGCCCGATCCAGAAGTTCCGTATCAAAGCTGGGGAGAGTGAGACCAAGGAACCTGACTGCTGGATCCGCCAGAAATATGGACCTGAGTAATGCAAAGaccaggaaaaacaaagccTTCATTTTGGAAGTGTAATAAACCATGGTGTACAGCAGAGGAGATCCCTCCTCTTATATTCAGCACAATATAATTCtgtttataaatgcaaaatggacAAAGGCAATGGTGAACTGTAGATCTCAGAGGTCTGGAGTTGAGAAGCCCTATCCTAAATGAAGTCAGTCTGCAGCAGTGTTACACATttcactgatcctggatcttCTGATTTTTAGGGCTTCACATCTTTGGATCAAATTTTATCACTTAAAGAGGcattatattttacacttttgtcatttagcagatgctcttatccagagtgacttacatgggtaGCAATtacacccatttatacagctgaatatttactgaggcagttctgggttaagtaccttgcccaagggtacaacagcagtgtcccagcagaaaattgaaccggcaacattttggtcctgctccttaccactatgctacactgccgccccagatGATACCATCATAGTTTGTAGGGACCTAGGTTTTAATGCAGATTTAGTTGAAGCACAGACATTGTTTCTCTCACCCTTAAAAAAGAAGACCTCTCCTCTGATATTGGCCACAGCATCATAGCCCCCCTCACATCGGTCCTGAAGGGAAGGGTCTGGGCTGAGATAGAGGGGATATGGGAGAGAAAAGGCTCAATATACTGTTGATGGCAGAAACCACATAAGGGGGGCACTGATGCCTCTCTAGCAATGTATCTTTCATAAGGAGGAATGATTACAGTGTTTTTGACATTAAAAAGGTTTTTAGTTGTATGGTGTTGCATAGTATGATTGTAACAAGAATTACAATATAAGCACACTTCACTATTATAAAGGAAGCTCACTGTTTTGTTGATCTTGGATTTGGAGGACTGGGTTGGTGAGGGAGAATTGGGGTGGATGGGACACGTGGTTCAGGAATGATCactcctccttttttccctgagagagaaaatacaaacacagataattaccaacatttaaaaaaacagagagagtaaAAGAGGTGGAGGGATGAGGCCTCTCACCATACAGCATCTGGATGCCCAGCCTGTCATCCTCAGGAAGGCTGTAGCTCTGGATGTGCCCCACTGCACCCTGATAATAGGGTCTCATGATGGAGGGGTCAGAGGACGAATGCGACAGGCCCAAAGCGTGGCCAAACTCATGGACCGCCACTGTAAAGAGGTCTGTGCTGCGACTGTCACCTGGGACAGAGAAAGGACAGCTGTCTAAAATGTAAACGACTTACTCCATGATTTTAAGGGTTTTACAAGAGtgcacaaacataaatatttgtcCATGTCTATCTTCAGAGAGATGGGGCAATGGTTACGCCTGctcaacatttacattgcaaaaatgtatttacgTCACTGAATCCTTGTGATGGCTTCCATAGCCTATATTTCCCTCCATAACAATGTATCTCTCAGCCCAGTTCTGCGCACCTGCATAGCTCCATGTTTCATCATCGTCGAAATGAACGTCCCCTGCGATGTCAGCAATCCCAGGAAAGAAAGCGTGAGCGAGGGTGCCGCCTTTACCATCAAAAGGGTACCCGTCATCATGAAAGGAACGATTGAACGACACCCTGATGTCCCCTTCCTGTCTCCTTCCTCTCGCTGCATTGCTCCCAGGAAGATGGCGAAATTTTAAAGGGGTAACGTCACTCCATACTTTGAGAGCGTAGCTCAGAATGGCCTCCACTAATTCAGGTTGAAGAGGTGAGGTGCCTGAGGGATAACTGTGGACActgggagagagatggatggaacATAAAGAGGGAAGGCGTCATATTAAACTTACTAAGACTCATTGGAATATATAAGACTATCTCTGTTCAAAGTCAGAggctaaataaaaacaatgatctGTTGTGGACAGTGATCAAGCTATGTTAGAATGTGTTCTGTGGATGGCAGTATTGAGTTGCTTTAAATCAGGCCATTGCTGCAAGCTACAACTACTGCTAAATGTCCTCTTATCATTGCTGaactacagtactgtatatcAGTGAAGTACACGATTTAAATCTATGTCAAGGGTTgcaaaagagaagagaaagacagtgcACACACCTCCAACTGATATCAGTCTTGTCCCAACGCAACCCTGACAGAGCATatcttttccttctcctttttttaagcAAGTCCTCTGTTCCAACAATGTCAGGTAGAGAACACCGAGGAGTCGACATGAGGGAGAGAGTAGCGTGGTCTAAGACAGAAGGAGACGCATCAGCATTATTGTATGGGTGGCGGAATGAACCTAGAAGGTGACATATTGATGGATCTACAGTAAAATTTGGATGggtatggagagagagagggtgtcaGTAATCACACAGACAGGTCAGGAGAAGGAGCCTGTGTAAGGTGTGATAGCTACCCAGCTCCCCTGTCTCTTCCAGTCCAGCGAATCTCTGCATCTGCCTAATAGCTCTCTCGATCCCCTCTCTGGTCTGAAGCTGGGCTGTGCGGGGGTCTGGAGGAGGCAGGTACCCATACCGCGTCAGCCAATCCTACAACACGACAGTAACAGCTGAGTTTAGGAAAgatatttactgttattttcttCCCATTTGAACTTTCAACTTCCTCTCAAGCATAGAGAAGGCATCCCacttttcaaagacatttaagTAATAAATGTAGGGATATCAAGGATTGTTTAGCCTACTGTAACATTCAAACTTGTGTGAAACATGGTTATTCTGAATGTGGATGGAAATACGTTCTGACagatattaaatttaaaatatgttgtgtCTTTTCAGATCCACACTTTTGaccgcattacattacattacaggcatttagcagacactcttatccagaacaacttccatcacaatagaacacagAAGTGTGATTGAAGACAATGAGTACCAGGcaacttttcattttccctgGGGGCTAAATTTACAAGCCAACTATTTGTTCCCCACAGGATGTTTAGGATCTTTCCATGACTTTccaggatgaaaacattttcagacatttttgagGATCATAGGATCCCTGGGCTTAAGGACTCAGGGTTACTTTAGCTGCAGTTTGGTGCTACATATTTCTTTGAATAAACATACTGCCTTTAAAACAGCATTGGTCCAACATTGTGCACAgcttggttaaaaaaaaggtaGGCTACTTGACATCACACATTTCCTTTTGCTACACATCTGCTGTATCTacctttgtcctttttttctctgcacaTTTATACTCAATGGAATACGTATTGTTTAAAATTGTGTATTTGCATCATACAGTACTCATAATTGGTTTTCTTCATATGATCTGAAGCTgtaaatacacatgtacacaggaTCTCCGGAATGTGCACACTTCGTACACACTTCCACTTCCTCCAACCGCAGGGAATTACCGTAAAAGAATGTATAAATAACTATGTTTACGGTACATTCCATGCCTGATTCGGTTCCAGTGAACTGTACTGTGTATACAACACTTGAAAATGCAAGAACCGTAATCAGGATACAGCAACATTTAACTGCTGAACCCATGTCAAAATATTATAACTAACTCCACATTTTGCCAGGGTTAGAGATTTCTGTCTCTTGAATGTCCAGTTTACCATGATTACATGGTATTCTAAGGGGTCTTCTTCTAAATAGCCTCCATATAAGATCAAGCTAGAGACAACAGGTAACGGGCGGGGGTTATTCCTTACACGCATCAAAAGTACAGCCAATGGTGACAACCAGTGTGACTGTATTTTAGTTCAACATTAAATGCTCCAGAACACAGCCCATGCACACACCTTCCTTTTAACGCCTCTTAAGACAACTAAAGACTATAAAGACGCATTTTTGGGATAAAGCACATTATCAGTCTCTAGCATTTTCCCAACTTCTAACAGCAGAGTCGCCGCATCACCTTATTCTCCCTATGCTGattgtatttataatgttttcATAAACTTACACAAAGCCGTGCAAAATGTTTAGTGTTCAAATTAAATTCTGTTGAACATGACATGCGGCTTGGAAATCAGTCTAATATGCTATCAATCAAACTGATAACATACTTTCCGTAACTTCTTTTCATCCAAGGTGAAAGGATAAATGGATATACTCACCACACTCCGGGAGTATTGGTCAGCCATTGGAGCGCAGAGTCCCACAGAGACGTACAGAAGCACGGTACCAGTTACACAGAGCGCCTTGTGACCCATACTAAATACAGTGACTGCAAACGCACTGTCAGGGACCGGCGTACGCAATCCAGCTACCAAAAACGAGCAGAGCGATTCACTAGAACTGGAAGACAACCATAGCCTAAGATCTCCCTTGCAATTACTCCGATCActtcatcatttaaaaagccGCAGGTTCTTTACTGagactgataaaaaaaaaaaaacaccttaatGACCATTTCCGCTAGTCATGAATAATGTAGTTGTCACCCCCTTATCAGCCGCAGAGTTACTTAAATAAGTCGAAAACGTTTCCATTCGTTGATGGTGTGTTTATTTCCTTTACCCTCGCAGTATTATCTTCTACTGCTTCTCCCTGGGGACTAGGCAGGGCTAGGATCTAACGATCAATAGACGAGTCACTTAGTgatttccccccctctctcttgcgctctctcttatacacacacattctcccttGTTCGCattctcacacgcacacgctctcctctctctttctctctctgtctctctctctctctccacccccccccccccccccccccccgggaaaATAACTTTTCAATctgaatatattaataattttattaattaataaaatttgtaatttttcaCAAAGTACCACAAATAAGTCACATTACGAGCATTTACTGAGCTTCTGCTTGGTTTGACAAATAAATTGTCAGTTTCATCTTCATCTTGGCTACACCTATTTCATTGTACCTACGTTACATAGCTTTGACCCCCAGGGGCCCAACACTGCACATAATTATCTTTATTTAGAGATTAAAACCTTAatctttaaaactttaaaactgGTCATTAAGCCACTCTGAACACCTTTCTCACTCCCGTCCTTTCAGTTCACACAAGTGAGGACAATCtattacagacacaaaaactACTGGATGTCATGTTTATAACATGACATGTAGTAGTGCAGAATGCTTAGGGATAGTCAAAACACCCTTTATCTCCCTTTCCATAGTCTTCTCTCCACCAAAAAGAAGAGATTTTGATCTGTGCATTTCATGCCCATTCTAGGTCAGAGATAAGGAATGAATGACTGAATTTaggaacagacagagggaatgTGAAGGAAacaagtgtgtgagagtgttagCTGGGGCAAATCTCGCATCCATGTTGGTTGGAGCTTCTGGTCAGCCATTTCACACTCCCTGTGATAAAAGTATTGCAGaggaaatccccccccccctcctaccCACCCACCTACCACGAATGAAAAATAAGTATAGCATTGTGTGAATAAAAATAGCCAGAGGATGTTTATGATGAAGTTATGAGACAGATTGAGAGGTGGAAGAAATGAGGAGTGGTATGAAAGAAAAGCCTTAAATAGTCAatgaagttttaaaatgaaggtAGGCTGTTACAAGTTTCCTATGAGTTTGATTGTGACTtattatgatttctttttttctgtgcactAATTTTGCCATCCTGAAGAATCGACTCTTTGGATTTACTCTGTGACCCGGAAGCACCATTTTAGATATACCAAATTaattttggatttggatttacTAAATTTACTAAATTCTAATccttaattaaaataaagatacACGGAGGGCAGATTTTA
It contains:
- the mmp25a gene encoding matrix metalloproteinase-25, whose amino-acid sequence is MGHKALCVTGTVLLYVSVGLCAPMADQYSRSVDWLTRYGYLPPPDPRTAQLQTREGIERAIRQMQRFAGLEETGELDHATLSLMSTPRCSLPDIVGTEDLLKKRRRKRYALSGLRWDKTDISWSVHSYPSGTSPLQPELVEAILSYALKVWSDVTPLKFRHLPGSNAARGRRQEGDIRVSFNRSFHDDGYPFDGKGGTLAHAFFPGIADIAGDVHFDDDETWSYAGDSRSTDLFTVAVHEFGHALGLSHSSSDPSIMRPYYQGAVGHIQSYSLPEDDRLGIQMLYGKKGGVIIPEPRVPSTPILPHQPSPPNPRSTKHPDPSLQDRCEGGYDAVANIRGEVFFFKGPYFWRIQQSGSLVSLSPALIRNFWIGLPPGIQKIDAVYERKGDSHIVFFVGDQYWVFKDTSSLPGYPRPLSDWGLQAANGKASERVEAAFVWAHNGKTYLFSGGEFWRFDEGGRETGRRLESGYPKFTTLWKGVPSDPDDIISWGNGDTYFFKDNLYWVLQRGGMDQEIVTSKSIAVDWMRCSPPPTPTHSSAKCHPRGRDCNCDRNRTVLNQAACWQILVCLASVFMFIFIH